CCATTACATACAAACATTAATCATAGTTAATGAGATAAAAGGTTCCCTAACGTGTGACATTGGGTAAGTGATAGATCAGCCATCCTTTCATTGAATGTGCCAACAGCTATGTGATTATAAAGGCCAACTGCCATCACCGTCCAGGAATGGAGCAAACTGAGATTAGATGCACTGCACTGACCACAAACAGTAGGATCTCTCTGGCAGGATTCATGGAGGCGCACAAAAGACCACTCTCAGTATTAAGTTCTCTATGTCTTACTTTGCCACTGCCATGAGCTGGCAGTCATGACAGAAAACTCTTGAACTTGTTTATTCACACTTGTTTAATCCTGATTCTACACACTGACTCAGCCTGTGGGGTTAAGAAGATGGATGAGAGGAGCCAGGGCCATGAAGGGGTCAGGGTCATGATGTCGCTAGATCTCATTAACTACATCACTCAAGACACCAGTCACTCCAAAGGTCACTCCAACTGAGGACTCTGGAAAGGTAAAGGAAAATCAGTTGGATGCAATGAACTGATTTTTCTGAGAACTGACatcacatataaaaagaaaactatttgaaatttgctttccAGAACCAATGATACCAACttgttaaaaaaagttttaagaaatgaagaatacattgtggaatcactatattgtacacctgaaactaacatgacactgcatgttaactagctggaattaaaatctttaaaaaattttaaaaagaaaagaaatcgataaataaaattttaaaagagaaatgaagaataaactaCTTACAAActctcaagcaaaaaaaaaagataacaattgTGAAAAAGGCCATCAAAGTCTAGTGAGCCCATGAATTAACAATTACTATGTTGATTTTTTACCATGTAAAATTTGGCCTATCATACATTAGTTGATATAAAAAGGTAGAGGAAGGGCTAGTGTTCACAAAAGGTATCACCACCATTAGAAAGCTGAAAACAACTTTTTTGGTGACagaaaaactaataattttaacttattttacaGAGATATTATAGAATAGTTGGAAGTAAAACCATTACATGAAAACATTCATGAAACCACAATGCTAGAATTTGGAAGGACTTACTAAACATGTTTGcaatttagattatttctatgTCCTGAGTATACGTGCAAGCAATTATTATGAGACATCcaaatttctaattctttgaagaaataaaaacttaaaattatgttaCATCTTATCTAATATGACCAAGTTATAGAGcgatttatttatatgtatagtatttatatcttttattttattggagtattACACAAAATtgaattcattttacagattgtCTATTACGATAGTGATAGTGTTAACAAATGCATTAAAACATAGTGGAAATAATGATGCTTATTTCTgacagtacttttttttaactcctcaatagtttctcacatttctgaaataagaatatattacatataaccAGAAAAACATATCAAagtgaaagacaaaataaagaaaaggaaaacaaactgacATGCACAGCAGAAAGGTCTTTATAGTAATTCAGATAATATGGgtccaaagagaagagaaacgTAATTTTGGTCTAATATATGCCTGTTTATGtacataaaatcacaaaatttagGTGAAAGTATTTTGGTAAATAGCAAATGGGCAGTTTACCTAATACAATACTTTATATACTAAGGATAAGTCAtatatacaacaacaacaaaaaatcttcatttccttcttagagaaacaaaacaagattcAAGTTATATACTAGAAATTTATACTCCTTTGTTTGCATTAAACTTAAAGAGACCAGAAATACTGGTTCAGAATGTATACAATTTTGCATAAAACATCATTTACCTTAGACCCTGATTGcctgattaaaaaagaaaaatgacttaattATATGGTGACAAGGTGAATAGAGATTGCATAGATGTGGATACACGATCAGTTAATTCCTTAAAAGACATGGAAGATTAAGGAAAAAACTCACTTACCAGTATATTATCAATTACTTGTTGTCAACCAGAATTCACATgaagaaatagtttaaaaaaaaaaaagatattatctgGGCTAAGAAGAAATTTGCACAGACTGGGGGACAGGCCAGTTAAAGACTGCTGCTAAACTTACTTGATATCCAAGATTGGCTCCTCTAAGTTTCTTGAAGCCAAATGTAAATGATATAttagaaatctcttttttttccaataaacttAGTTCAGTAATCATAGATGACCCTTTATATTAGCTCAGTTTGATTTCCCTTTTCTCGAGGACAAATGATCTAGCCCATCCTCCTCAACCTTAAATTCAAGAAACCAGACTCAGAGAGATTAAACGTTTGCCAAGAATTACAGACCTAGTTAACAGTAGAAGGGGCAGAATCTGGtgctttctggaaaaagaaattcCCAGAATTATCTTTTCCCTACATCGCTGTCTCATGAAACTGGCTCCTTATTTGTCATCTTAAGCCTGCCTCTCACCAGCTAGGGGCTCAGATTAAGTCAGTTCATttctcagggcctcagtttctacTCCTGAACAAGACTGATGATCTCTAAAGTTCCTCCAACCTGCCAGCTTCTAAATGCACGGTTTTACGATGACCTGATTCACCCGAAGTttgcgtctttttttttttttcctgatttaatcCTACATTTATTTCTTGTGAGAAAGCTTCCATTAATGCCCCTGTAATTAACATCAAACCCAAATGGAATGAATGGGAGATTTTCTTATGCACAGGATAAGAACCCTTAAATAAGaatgaataatgataatatttcCCAGAAGACAACTATGGCAGCCCTCAAGTATGATTAACTAGACCACtccttgtctctctttctccacagAAATAGAACAGTTCATTTGCATGTCATCTGATATAAAGAGATTCTAGCATATAATGGGTTATTACCATTGGGTACTTCATTAGTAAAGCTTTTCCTTATGATGTGAtagaatagaaaaagacaaagtaaattGAGATTCTTACATCTCTATTAATGACATACACATTTGGAGATTAGATTCTATCAGCTTATCCATCAATCCTAAAGAACCAAACAAGTACTTAGGAAGGGTTTTACAAGTTGACCCCTTTCTAGGTAGCCCTGTTTAACAACAGACTTTGGAGAGAggctgcttttaaaaagaaaatcctatatGAATATTAAACACAGCATTTCCCCCCTTCGTTTAAGAATATTCAAAGCAGatccaggaagaaaacaaaaataaatcagccTTTCTATCAAGCTGCTCTTGAATTTGGACATGTGGGTCCTGGGGAATTATATGTTATAAATGAGGGGTTGGGCTACGAAATGCAATTAATTTAATTGCTTATAATCTCAGAGGATTTCAAAATAAGATGTGTAAGATGTGTGGACAAATGGGATTTTTCCAAGGACTTTTCATGAAACATGATAATActaaatttaaggaaattatttctactttatagaATTCCTTGTGAATCGGAAAGTGATGAGGATTATTCTGCAACTGAATAGGTCACCAAGACTGTTTGTCACTTTGTTTCATTATTGTGGGAGACTGATTTTTcctttgaggaaaaataaagcaaagtcataccaaaaatatatagttctacacaatttttaaggttttcttctgATCACATTATCACATTGGTTTTGGTCTGCCTGTAATCCTTAAGATCCCAGGAAAGAAGTCATACACGATATCATTGCCCAGCCTGCTAAGGCAAAATCTGCAACTTCTATCTagtggttcttttctttcctcaaaagtCAACAGAACAAGtatattctctctttgtcttgACAGTTCTTGATGTGCTTGGTGAGAACTACCAGACCTACCAATGTCTTCAATGCTCCTGGTTCAATAAATCCAATTCCTTCTACATTTCCTACTTGTGACAGTCTTAAACACTTGATATTTCTCATCTAGAAGTATTCCTCGTTTCATGGTGCATTTAATTTGACACTCAGAACTACTAACAGTATTCTACCCATAGTTTTAGCAACAAAGAATCAGGCTGGATTGCATTTCTTAATCTCAATGGAATTTAGAGTAAGAGAATTTCAGCAGCTATATAAAGGACCCTAAAGGATCCCATTCATTATCATATATTAGGGACTCTTTACTCCCATGAACAACCACACCCATTTTACATTAACCTCCACAGCTTCCCCTTAAAAAATGCCTATCATTAAACTAAACAACCATGATGGagcaaaaatcagaaacagaaggaaaattcatagaactgtatGTAGAATGTACTGCATGTTGAATTTATGAATTCAATGAATTTGTAAGTCTGATTAAGTAATTTTAAACAGATCACAAACAAGtcacaaaaaatatgaaatattcagtatttaagtaaaacatttaaatatttaaaagttgggatccctgggtggcgcagcggtttagcgcctgcctttggcccagggcacgatcctggagacccgggatcgaatcccacgtcaggctcccagtgcatggagcctgcttctccctctgcctatgtctctgcctctctctgtgtgactatcataaataaataaaaattttaaaaaaaataaaataaacaattctcgttcttaatatttaataaataaataaataaataaatatttaaaagttacaaaGTAAATTattcagggggtgcctgggtggctgagttagttgagcatctgactcttgattttggctcagatcatgatctcagggttgtgaattcaagcccagGGTCGGGCTTCAGGCTGtactctgcttgggattctctttctccctctgcccctatctgCCTCGCTCTTTAagtcaataaacaaatgaataaataatttggtTCCTAAtaagatatttcttatttatattttaatgtatatctAAGAGAGTTtaacaattcatttattttaactttttattttgaaataattatggaTTTATAATAAATTGTAAAGCTAGTACAGAGGTCCTGTGTACCCTCCACCCAGTTACCCCTCCAATGGTTATATCTTATATAATGATAGCATAATACCAAAACTAGGCATCTGACATGGGTACAATGTACGTGTGTAGGTTATTCTATAACATCTTACCGTGTGTACACCTTTGTGtaatcaccatcaccatcaaGATGCATGACTGTTTCATCAACACAAAGAATACCTCCTTGTTCTCTGTTCACGGTCACACCTATGCCTCCGTCTACACCATCCCTAACTCTTGGCAACCCCTAATCTATTTTCTAtcactataattttgtcattttgaaaagcttatataaatgaaatcatacagtctGTGATCTTTTAAAATGGCCTTTTTCACGGAGTATAATGCCCTTGAGATCCATCTAATAAGTTGGATGGATGGATCtcaatttattcctttttattgttgaatcaTATTCCATGATATGGGTATAGCAGGCTTTGTTTAACCATTTACTTGTTGAGGAACATTTTAATTGCTTCCATTCTTTGctgtcacaaataaattttttttgagtgtttaaTTCAAACCTATATTTGTAGTTTCTAAAATGTTGATCCACAGACCACTTTCTTGTTACATGTGTGtaccaatgaaaacaaaaggcaGAGAATCACTGCCATCCCTGCAAAAGAAATGGCTCCTTTtctaacattctttaaaaatatacaatgtacGGTCCTTGCACCTCAGCACAGGTGGTGACGTAATAAATACAGTGGCTCGCTTGTTCTCCTCACTGTTCCTCGAGGTCTGCCAACTACCTGTTATAAGCCCGCTCCTTTTTGGATTTCTCCAGGGCTTTGTCCATGGTCTTCTCATTCTCCCCTCGACATTTGGGACAGTACCACTTGCCCTTTGGTTTGTGATTCAGCCCCACACAGGAGAAATGGAACCACTCAATGGGGCACTCATCATTGTCACAGCCGATCATTTCTCCATAGGAGACCTGATTGCACAGACAGTATGTTGGCTCATTTGGGTCGATGGGAAGGTCTGCGGGGGACGCTTCCCGCTCGGCTTTGGCCTTGGAGCGTTTCTTCTTCTTGGaggcttttgctttcttctccttaGGTGTTCCTGAGGTGAAATCATCATGGTCGTGATTATTAGCCACGTTCTCTCGATTCTCATTGTTGCGCTGTCGCCGGGACCTCTTGTTGTtgctcttctctgcctgtgtgaTTGTCTCACTCTTGGACTTATCCTGGCCAGCTTTGCCGCTGTGGCCAGTGGTGTCATTGACCTCCTGATGTGCCTCAAAGAGCTCCACATGACTATCTACCTGCCTGGTCCGGTTCTCCACCAGCTCTACCATCTGACTCACGATCTGGATCTTCCCGTCACCCAGTTCCTGGCTCCGAATCAGGGCCCTCTGAATGCAATGCAACACTCTCCTCTTCTGGACACTGTCTGTCTCACGTTTAAATTTCTCATAATACTCATCCAGTTCCTTCAGGATTTCTTGGTATTTGGTGTCGATCTCCCGCATCAGGGAGACGTTTCTCTGCAGGTCCAAAGGCAGAGACTCGATGGAGTCCAGGTAGTCCTCCGCATAGTTCACCAGGTGCATCTGCTCCCCATTGACAGGGCTCAACATGGTTCAcccacaaataaaatttttatttaagtcattttttttttattttggcaaaagGTATATAGTAATTTCTTGGCCCACTCTTAACATGCTAGTGatgtttaacatcttttcatgtgcttatttgccatccatagatcctttttggtgaaatgtctcttcatgtcttgtccccattttctaattggattatttcaGTTAGTGTTGAATTTCAAGAGACTTTTACGCATTCTAAATATGagttttgtcagatatatgttaGGATAtatgttatttacaaatatgttcCCCTACTGTATTACTTATCTCTTTATCCTCTTAATAGGATCTTTCAGAGAATAAATGTTTTTCGCTTTAatgaagtcactttttttttttttttttttttttggtttgtgttaTGGTATCATGTCTAAGAACTCTTCACTAAGTCTTAGATACCAAAGGGTTTATCTTACCTTCTAAAGGTTCTCTAGTTTTATacttcatttacatttaagtctatgatccatttttaattcatttttgtagAATGTGTGTGGTTTAAGTTGAGGaggttctttttcctttctttcttttttttttctttttctttttttttttttgcctatggaAATCCAATTGCCCCAATATCATTTATACCATTTATTGGAAAGACTAActtttgtttaattcattttaaaaggaaatagttATTTGAAAGCCCAACTGACCAATGTTCATGATACTATGTACTGAACTAAGAAACTATCAAAGTCAGCAAATATTGACAAGTACATATGCCATGAGATAAATGCATGTAAGTATGTCAGTAATTCTCaaaaactctagaaaatattataaaggtATCATTGCTCTTATCATGCCCCATTTTCTATAAAACTTAGTCAAGTTATCTTTAGATATTAAATGATAGATGGTTCTACTTACGAATTGGATTCTTCATCTTCAAGCTGCTTTGACATGCAAATGTGTCAATAAGAACTGAAAGTGATGGATTTTCCTGATACTGATATTTGACAACTAGGAACTGTACAGAGAAAATCAAATTACTTGAATAAACTAATGAGCTCTCGAATGTCaatatataactaaataaaaagaaagtaaagattaCCCTTTCtgttgttccttttctttaataTCCCATGAATCACAGAATTTTAACACCAGAACAAAGCTTTAGACTC
This genomic window from Canis lupus familiaris isolate Mischka breed German Shepherd chromosome 31, alternate assembly UU_Cfam_GSD_1.0, whole genome shotgun sequence contains:
- the LOC478381 gene encoding inhibitor of growth protein 1-like; protein product: MLSPVNGEQMHLVNYAEDYLDSIESLPLDLQRNVSLMREIDTKYQEILKELDEYYEKFKRETDSVQKRRVLHCIQRALIRSQELGDGKIQIVSQMVELVENRTRQVDSHVELFEAHQEVNDTTGHSGKAGQDKSKSETITQAEKSNNKRSRRQRNNENRENVANNHDHDDFTSGTPKEKKAKASKKKKRSKAKAEREASPADLPIDPNEPTYCLCNQVSYGEMIGCDNDECPIEWFHFSCVGLNHKPKGKWYCPKCRGENEKTMDKALEKSKKERAYNR